A single window of bacterium DNA harbors:
- a CDS encoding type IV secretion system protein VirB3: MAGGKLKADQLFQGLTRPPMMLGVSYMYFIINFSICMCFFINMEDLRVLFVIFPMVHGIGYMICLREPRAIELFAIRGAKTMRCKNRRFHGHTNSYDPY; encoded by the coding sequence ATGGCAGGCGGTAAACTCAAGGCAGACCAATTGTTCCAGGGCCTCACGCGCCCGCCCATGATGCTGGGCGTCAGCTACATGTATTTCATCATCAATTTCTCGATCTGCATGTGCTTTTTCATCAACATGGAAGATCTGCGCGTGCTGTTTGTGATTTTCCCGATGGTGCACGGCATCGGTTACATGATCTGTCTGCGCGAACCACGCGCCATTGAGCTGTTCGCCATACGCGGGGCCAAAACCATGCGATGCAAGAACCGCCGGTTTCATGGCCATACCAATTCCTATGACCCGTATTGA
- a CDS encoding VirB4 family type IV secretion/conjugal transfer ATPase encodes MLNLKLQRRATSKAEVSRKEISTADYIPYYCHWDKNTIITKKREMIQVIKVDGFAFETADDEDVDMKKAVRNSMLKGLAAGKFALWFHTVRRRQSAFPNGDFNPGYANYINEQWKSKHHTKDTYVNEHYITVIRKADTEGAAKIEHVLMQLLEAADKESREAAMRDAHKELCEATYRVMASLREYNPRQLTVVQTEAGAFSEPLEFLGRIVNCGESQPMLVPLIDLSHYLPTARLYFGPRAIEVRSPTRRRFAALVTIQEYASATAASMMDAFLQLPFEFIISQSYVFINRQTAIEKMQLQQRRMMNTEDVAVSQVAEISDALDMAMSGHVAFGNHHLTLLVLEDDLKSLEDSTSMAIAEFTNLGIKAVRETFFQEQAYWAQLPCNFDYVGRLAKINTLNLASFASLHNYPVGRFDRNHWGNAVTVFDTTSGTPYFFNFHLRDVGHTTIIGPTGAGKTVLMNFLCAQAQKFRCRMFFFDKDRGAEIFIRALAGSYTVIHPGGHCGFNPLQLPDTHENRTFISEWLATLVTIHGEQLTAEDVAYIQEAVRGNYKLAKEDRQLRNIAPFFGLEGPGKIASRLKPWHTNGQYAGVFDNPEDSMDFTKNNVFGFEMGEVLSDKNTLSPVLLYLFHRIQLSLDGTPTMIVLDEAWALIDNQVFAPKIKDWLKTLRKLNAMVVFATQSVEDASKSNISDTLVQQTATQIFLPNPKATEEYRKTFMLSEREFNLLKTTDPGSRYFLLKQGSDVVVARIDLSGMEDVITILSGRAETVAVLDVIRSQFGDNPDMWIPHFLEEVQRRKNA; translated from the coding sequence GTGCTAAACTTAAAACTCCAGCGACGGGCGACCAGCAAAGCCGAAGTGAGCCGCAAGGAAATCTCGACGGCGGATTACATCCCCTACTACTGCCACTGGGACAAAAACACGATTATCACCAAAAAGCGTGAGATGATTCAGGTCATCAAGGTGGACGGGTTTGCGTTCGAGACGGCCGATGATGAAGATGTGGACATGAAAAAGGCCGTCCGCAATTCCATGCTGAAAGGCCTGGCGGCGGGCAAGTTCGCGTTGTGGTTCCATACGGTGCGGCGGCGGCAGTCGGCCTTTCCGAACGGGGATTTCAACCCGGGCTATGCCAATTACATCAACGAGCAGTGGAAATCCAAGCATCATACGAAGGACACATACGTCAACGAGCATTACATCACGGTGATCCGCAAGGCGGATACGGAAGGCGCGGCGAAGATCGAGCACGTGCTGATGCAGCTGCTGGAGGCGGCCGACAAGGAATCCCGCGAGGCGGCAATGCGCGATGCGCATAAGGAGCTGTGTGAGGCAACCTACCGCGTGATGGCCAGTTTGCGGGAATATAACCCGCGCCAGCTCACGGTGGTGCAGACGGAGGCTGGCGCTTTCTCCGAACCGCTTGAATTTTTAGGAAGAATAGTCAATTGCGGTGAAAGCCAGCCCATGCTGGTGCCGCTGATCGACCTGTCGCATTACCTGCCCACCGCGCGGCTTTATTTCGGCCCGCGCGCCATTGAGGTGCGCTCTCCCACGCGGCGGCGGTTTGCCGCGCTGGTGACGATTCAGGAATATGCCTCCGCCACGGCGGCGAGCATGATGGATGCGTTTTTGCAGTTGCCGTTCGAATTCATTATTTCGCAATCCTATGTATTCATCAACCGCCAGACGGCGATTGAGAAAATGCAGCTGCAGCAGCGGCGCATGATGAACACCGAAGACGTGGCCGTGAGCCAGGTGGCCGAGATTTCCGACGCGCTCGACATGGCCATGAGCGGGCATGTGGCCTTCGGCAACCATCACCTGACGCTGCTGGTGCTGGAGGATGATTTGAAATCGCTTGAGGATTCCACCTCCATGGCGATTGCGGAATTCACCAATCTCGGCATCAAGGCCGTGCGGGAGACCTTCTTCCAGGAGCAGGCCTATTGGGCGCAGCTGCCCTGCAATTTCGACTATGTGGGCCGCCTGGCGAAAATCAACACGCTGAACCTGGCCAGTTTCGCCTCGCTTCACAATTACCCCGTCGGGCGGTTCGACCGCAACCACTGGGGCAATGCGGTGACGGTGTTCGACACCACCTCGGGCACGCCCTATTTTTTCAATTTCCACCTGCGGGATGTGGGGCATACCACCATCATCGGGCCGACGGGCGCCGGTAAAACGGTGCTGATGAACTTCCTCTGCGCGCAGGCGCAGAAATTCCGCTGCCGCATGTTCTTTTTCGACAAGGACCGCGGCGCGGAGATTTTCATCCGTGCGCTGGCGGGCAGTTACACGGTCATTCATCCGGGCGGGCATTGCGGGTTCAACCCCCTTCAGCTGCCGGATACGCACGAAAACCGAACCTTCATCTCGGAATGGCTGGCGACCCTGGTGACGATCCATGGCGAGCAGCTGACGGCCGAGGATGTGGCCTATATCCAGGAAGCGGTGCGTGGGAATTACAAATTAGCTAAGGAAGACAGGCAATTACGAAATATTGCACCCTTCTTCGGGCTAGAAGGGCCGGGCAAGATTGCGTCGCGTCTGAAGCCGTGGCACACAAACGGGCAATATGCCGGAGTCTTTGATAATCCTGAAGATTCCATGGACTTTACCAAAAATAACGTGTTTGGCTTCGAGATGGGCGAGGTACTTTCCGACAAGAACACGCTTTCGCCCGTGCTTCTGTACCTTTTCCACCGCATTCAACTATCGCTGGACGGCACGCCGACCATGATCGTGCTGGATGAGGCCTGGGCGCTGATTGATAACCAGGTATTCGCCCCAAAAATCAAGGACTGGCTGAAAACCTTGAGGAAACTCAATGCCATGGTGGTGTTCGCTACCCAGAGCGTGGAGGATGCCAGCAAATCCAACATCAGTGACACCCTGGTGCAGCAGACGGCCACCCAGATCTTCCTTCCCAACCCCAAGGCGACCGAGGAATACCGCAAAACCTTCATGCTTTCGGAGCGGGAATTCAACCTGCTCAAGACCACGGACCCGGGGTCCCGCTATTTCCTGTTGAAGCAGGGAAGCGACGTGGTGGTGGCCCGGATCGACCTTTCCGGAATGGAGGATGTGATCACCATCCTGTCCGGCCGGGCGGAGACCGTGGCCGTGCTTGACGTCATACGGTCACAATTCGGTGATAATCCTGATATGTGGATACCGCATTTCCTCGAAGAGGTTCAACGGCGCAAAAATGCCTAA